The following are encoded together in the Clostridium sp. BJN0013 genome:
- the fabG gene encoding 3-oxoacyl-[acyl-carrier-protein] reductase, translated as MDNLNKKVALITGGAKGIGKAITLKLAEEGFDIVVNYRSSSNLIEGLIEEVEQRGSKAIAIQGDVSIFEDAKNIMKEAVNAFGRIDVLVNNAGITKDGLILRMKEEDFDQVIKINLKGTFNCIRHVSPIMVKQRSGKIINISSVVGITGNAGQVNYSAAKAGIIGVTKSTARELASRGINVNAVAPGFIRTDMTESLSEKVKENTLNSIPLKRFGTADDVANVVAFLASSSADYLTGQIINIDGGMVM; from the coding sequence CTTTAATCACAGGAGGCGCCAAGGGCATTGGAAAGGCTATTACGCTTAAATTAGCAGAAGAGGGGTTTGATATAGTAGTTAACTACAGGAGTAGTTCAAATCTTATAGAAGGATTAATAGAGGAAGTTGAACAAAGAGGAAGTAAAGCTATTGCTATTCAAGGGGATGTAAGTATATTTGAAGATGCGAAAAATATTATGAAAGAGGCAGTTAATGCCTTTGGAAGAATAGATGTATTGGTAAATAATGCTGGAATAACTAAGGATGGATTAATACTTAGAATGAAAGAAGAAGATTTTGATCAGGTTATAAAGATAAATTTAAAAGGAACATTTAATTGTATAAGACATGTAAGTCCAATAATGGTAAAACAGCGAAGTGGAAAAATAATAAATATATCTTCGGTGGTAGGTATAACAGGTAATGCAGGACAGGTAAACTATTCTGCAGCAAAGGCAGGAATAATAGGAGTCACCAAATCTACAGCCAGAGAATTGGCTTCAAGGGGAATAAATGTAAATGCTGTGGCACCAGGATTTATAAGGACGGATATGACAGAAAGTCTATCGGAAAAAGTGAAGGAAAACACATTAAATAGCATACCATTAAAAAGATTTGGAACAGCTGATGATGTAGCAAATGTAGTAGCCTTTTTAGCTTCTTCAAGTGCAGATTATTTAACAGGACAAATAATAAATATAGATGGCGGAATGGTAATGTAA
- the fabZ gene encoding 3-hydroxyacyl-ACP dehydratase FabZ, protein MEEQFKVDFGVQDIKNIIPHRYPFLLIDRVSYMEPGKKVIAYKNVTANEYFFQGHFPEMPVMPGVLIIEALAQAGAVAILSKEEFKGKIAFFGGINKAKFRKNVVPGDTLKLEVEIVRIKGPAGIGKAIAYVGEKKAAEGELMFMIGDKN, encoded by the coding sequence ATGGAAGAACAATTCAAAGTGGATTTTGGAGTACAGGATATAAAAAATATTATTCCTCATAGATATCCCTTTTTATTAATAGACAGGGTAAGTTATATGGAGCCGGGAAAAAAAGTTATAGCTTATAAAAATGTTACCGCAAATGAGTATTTTTTTCAGGGACACTTTCCAGAAATGCCTGTAATGCCAGGGGTGCTTATAATAGAGGCACTAGCTCAAGCAGGGGCTGTAGCTATTTTAAGCAAAGAAGAATTTAAAGGTAAGATAGCTTTTTTTGGTGGTATAAATAAAGCAAAGTTTAGAAAAAATGTAGTACCTGGAGATACTTTGAAATTGGAAGTAGAAATAGTAAGAATTAAAGGTCCTGCAGGAATAGGAAAGGCAATAGCTTATGTAGGAGAAAAAAAGGCTGCAGAAGGAGAATTGATGTTTATGATAGGGGACAAAAATTAA
- the fabF gene encoding beta-ketoacyl-ACP synthase II has product MKKRVVITGLGAVTPVGNDVNTFWNNIKNGVCGIDFIKSFDTKNFKSKLAAEVKDFDPGKVLDKKEVRRLDKFSQFAMVSALEALEDSGLDLDTVDKYRFGVLVGSGIGGIGTIEKEHDTLREKGPGRVRPIFIPMIIGNMAAGNIAIKFGAKGVCTTVVTACATGTNAIGEAYKMIEDGRADVMIAGGAEASITPLSIAGFISLTALSRSDDPKRASIPFDKERGGFVMGEGAGIVILESLEHAKKRNANIYAEVVGYGSTCDAYHITAVDPEGEGPARAMKIAIEEAGIDRGEVSYINAHGTGTPTNDKSETKAIKLTFGDKAKGIPVSSTKSMTGHLLGAAGAIEAIICVKSVQNNYIPPTIGYREVDEECDLDYVPNEGRAAEVKYAMSNSFGFGGHNAVILLKKWSE; this is encoded by the coding sequence ATGAAAAAAAGAGTTGTGATTACAGGACTTGGGGCAGTTACGCCCGTAGGAAACGATGTAAATACTTTTTGGAATAATATAAAAAATGGTGTTTGTGGAATAGATTTTATTAAGTCATTTGATACAAAAAATTTTAAATCAAAGTTGGCAGCAGAAGTGAAAGACTTTGATCCTGGAAAAGTTCTTGACAAAAAAGAAGTTAGAAGACTGGATAAATTTTCACAGTTTGCCATGGTATCAGCTCTGGAAGCATTAGAGGATTCAGGACTTGATCTTGATACCGTAGATAAATATAGGTTTGGAGTTTTGGTAGGGTCTGGAATAGGAGGGATAGGTACTATAGAAAAAGAACATGATACTCTTAGAGAAAAAGGTCCTGGCAGAGTTCGTCCGATATTTATACCTATGATTATAGGCAATATGGCAGCAGGCAATATAGCTATAAAGTTTGGAGCCAAAGGAGTATGTACTACAGTTGTTACAGCCTGTGCTACAGGTACAAATGCAATTGGTGAAGCTTACAAAATGATTGAAGATGGCAGGGCGGATGTGATGATTGCAGGAGGTGCAGAGGCATCTATAACACCTCTTTCCATAGCAGGTTTTATATCCCTTACGGCACTTAGTAGAAGTGATGATCCAAAAAGAGCATCTATCCCCTTTGATAAAGAAAGAGGAGGATTTGTTATGGGAGAAGGGGCAGGAATTGTCATACTTGAATCACTGGAACATGCAAAGAAAAGAAATGCAAATATATATGCTGAGGTAGTAGGGTATGGTTCAACTTGTGATGCCTATCATATAACGGCAGTAGATCCTGAGGGAGAAGGCCCTGCAAGAGCTATGAAAATTGCAATAGAGGAAGCAGGAATTGATAGAGGTGAAGTTTCCTACATAAATGCCCATGGTACAGGTACCCCAACTAACGATAAATCAGAAACTAAAGCTATAAAATTAACCTTTGGAGATAAAGCCAAAGGTATACCGGTAAGTTCAACTAAGTCTATGACAGGACATCTTTTAGGGGCGGCAGGGGCTATAGAGGCTATAATATGTGTTAAGTCTGTTCAAAATAATTACATTCCACCTACCATAGGCTATAGAGAGGTGGATGAGGAATGTGATCTTGATTATGTTCCAAATGAAGGAAGAGCTGCAGAAGTTAAGTATGCAATGTCTAATTCATTTGGATTTGGAGGCCATAATGCAGTAATTTTATTAAAAAAGTGGAGTGAATAA
- the accB gene encoding acetyl-CoA carboxylase biotin carboxyl carrier protein, with product MDVKAIENIIKTMDNSQLGYLEINWEGISIIMKKQGEEGNIKNINILGENKEKLNTISQNYEDKIIKTREEKIDELEITKSELATEKDDSIKEIAAPIVGTFYSSPSPDKPPFVNIGSKVKKGDVLCIIEAMKLMNEIQSEVEGEVVEILAKNEQMVEYGQLIFKIKTSN from the coding sequence ATGGACGTTAAGGCAATTGAAAATATTATAAAGACTATGGATAATTCACAACTGGGATATTTAGAAATTAATTGGGAGGGAATATCCATAATAATGAAAAAACAAGGGGAAGAAGGCAACATAAAAAATATAAATATTTTGGGAGAGAATAAGGAAAAACTAAATACTATTTCACAAAATTATGAAGATAAAATAATAAAAACAAGAGAAGAAAAAATAGATGAATTAGAGATTACAAAGAGCGAACTAGCTACTGAAAAAGACGATTCTATAAAAGAAATAGCAGCACCTATAGTAGGCACCTTTTATAGTTCACCTAGTCCTGACAAACCTCCCTTTGTAAATATAGGATCTAAAGTAAAAAAGGGAGATGTTCTTTGTATAATAGAAGCTATGAAGCTTATGAATGAAATTCAGAGTGAAGTAGAGGGAGAAGTAGTGGAAATCTTAGCTAAAAATGAGCAGATGGTAGAGTATGGACAGCTTATTTTTAAGATAAAAACTAGTAATTAA